The proteins below come from a single Streptococcus porcinus genomic window:
- the ychF gene encoding redox-regulated ATPase YchF, protein MALTAGIVGLPNVGKSTLFNAITKAGAEAANYPFATIDPNVGMVEVPDERLNKLTELITPKKTVPTTFEFTDIAGIVKGASKGEGLGNKFLANIREVDAIVHVVRAFDDENVMREQGRDDAFVDPMADIDTINLELILADLDSINKRYARVEKMARTQKDKDSVAEFNVLQKIKPVLEDGKSARTIDFTDEEEKVVKGLFLLTTKPVLYVANVDEDRVADPDDIGYVKQIRAFAETENAEVVVISARAEEGISELDDDDKAEFLEAIGLTESGVDKLTRAAYHLLGLGTYFTAGEKEVRSWTFKRGIKAPQAAGIIHSDFERGFIRAVTMSYDDLIKYGSEKAVKEAGRLREEGKEYIVQDGDIMEFRFNV, encoded by the coding sequence ATGGCTTTAACAGCTGGTATTGTTGGCTTGCCTAACGTAGGTAAATCAACCCTTTTTAATGCAATTACTAAAGCAGGTGCAGAAGCTGCTAATTATCCTTTTGCGACAATTGATCCAAATGTTGGTATGGTTGAAGTACCTGATGAACGTCTTAATAAATTAACGGAATTAATTACGCCTAAAAAAACTGTTCCAACTACTTTTGAATTTACCGATATTGCAGGGATTGTTAAAGGAGCTTCAAAAGGTGAAGGTTTAGGAAATAAATTTCTTGCTAATATTCGTGAGGTTGATGCTATTGTTCACGTAGTTCGTGCTTTTGACGATGAAAATGTAATGCGCGAACAAGGTCGTGACGATGCCTTTGTAGATCCAATGGCTGATATTGACACTATTAATTTGGAATTAATCCTTGCCGACTTAGATTCAATCAATAAACGTTATGCACGTGTTGAAAAAATGGCTCGGACACAAAAAGATAAAGATTCTGTGGCTGAATTTAATGTTCTTCAAAAAATTAAACCAGTCCTAGAAGATGGTAAATCAGCTCGAACTATTGATTTTACAGATGAAGAAGAAAAAGTAGTAAAGGGACTATTCTTACTAACAACAAAGCCAGTTTTATATGTTGCTAACGTTGATGAAGATCGTGTTGCTGATCCAGATGACATTGGTTATGTTAAACAAATTCGTGCTTTTGCAGAAACAGAAAATGCTGAAGTTGTTGTTATCTCCGCGCGTGCAGAAGAAGGAATTTCAGAATTAGACGATGACGATAAAGCAGAATTTTTAGAAGCTATTGGTCTAACGGAGTCAGGTGTTGATAAATTGACACGCGCAGCTTACCATTTACTTGGTTTAGGAACATATTTCACTGCTGGTGAAAAAGAGGTACGGTCTTGGACATTTAAACGAGGAATTAAAGCACCACAAGCTGCTGGAATTATTCATTCTGATTTTGAAAGAGGATTTATCCGAGCAGTAACAATGAGTTATGATGATTTAATTAAGTATGGCAGTGAAAAGGCTGTTAAAGAAGCTGGTCGTCTTCGTGAAGAAGGTAAAGAGTATATTGTGCAAGATGGCGATATTATGGAGTTTCGATTTAACGTTTAA
- the dnaN gene encoding DNA polymerase III subunit beta, translated as MIQFSINRSLFIQALNATKRAISSKNAIPVLSTIKIEVSQSDITLTGSNGQISIENIIPVSNENAGLLISSPGAILLEASFFINIISSLPDLTLDFKEIEHHQVVLTSGKSEITLKGKDVEQYPRLQEVSTDNPLILETKLLKSIISETAFAASTQESRPILTGVHLMLKNHKEFKAVATDSHRMSQRLLTLEKSATDFDVVIPSKSLREFTSVFTDDIETVEIFFSPSQILFRSDYISFYTRLLEGNYPDTDRLLMNQFETEAVFNTQALRHAMERAYLISNATQNGTVKLEITESSVTAHVNSPEVGKVNEELETVEKTGSDLTISFNPTYLIEALKAFKNETVRIRFVSPVRPFTLTSDDEEGFIQLITPVRTN; from the coding sequence ATGATTCAATTCTCTATAAATCGTTCCCTTTTTATCCAAGCTTTAAATGCGACCAAAAGAGCTATTAGCAGTAAAAATGCTATTCCAGTTCTTTCAACTATAAAAATTGAAGTTAGTCAATCCGATATTACTTTAACAGGTTCTAATGGGCAAATCTCAATTGAAAATATTATTCCTGTTTCAAATGAAAATGCAGGTCTCTTAATTTCTTCGCCAGGTGCAATCTTATTGGAAGCAAGCTTTTTTATCAATATTATTTCAAGTCTTCCTGATCTTACTTTAGATTTTAAAGAAATTGAACATCATCAAGTTGTTCTGACGAGTGGAAAATCAGAAATCACCTTGAAAGGTAAAGATGTTGAGCAATATCCTCGTTTACAAGAAGTTTCAACTGATAATCCACTTATTTTAGAAACAAAATTATTAAAATCCATTATTTCTGAAACGGCATTTGCTGCTAGTACGCAAGAAAGTCGTCCAATTCTAACAGGTGTGCATTTAATGTTGAAGAATCATAAAGAATTTAAAGCGGTAGCTACAGATTCACACCGTATGAGCCAGCGGCTTTTAACTTTAGAAAAATCAGCAACTGACTTTGATGTTGTTATTCCAAGTAAATCTTTAAGAGAGTTTACTTCTGTTTTTACAGATGATATTGAAACAGTGGAAATCTTTTTCTCTCCAAGTCAAATCTTATTTAGAAGTGATTACATTTCTTTTTATACTAGACTTTTAGAAGGAAATTATCCTGATACTGATCGTTTACTGATGAATCAATTTGAAACTGAAGCCGTTTTCAATACCCAAGCCTTAAGACATGCTATGGAACGTGCTTACCTGATTTCTAATGCGACTCAAAATGGAACTGTTAAACTTGAAATCACTGAGTCTTCAGTTACTGCTCATGTTAATTCTCCTGAAGTAGGAAAAGTAAATGAAGAATTGGAAACAGTAGAAAAAACTGGAAGTGACTTGACAATTTCTTTTAACCCTACATACTTAATTGAAGCATTGAAAGCTTTTAAAAATGAAACTGTAAGAATCCGTTTTGTATCACCAGTTAGACCTTTCACTTTAACTTCTGATGATGAAGAAGGGTTTATTCAATTAATTACACCAGTAAGAACTAACTAA
- the pth gene encoding aminoacyl-tRNA hydrolase: protein MVKMIVGLGNPGSKYDNTKHNVGFMAIDQLAKNFDVTFSENKNFKALVGCTFVNQEKVYFIKPTTFMNNSGIAVRALLTYYNISISDLIVIYDDLDMEVGKLRFRQKGSAGGHNGIKSIIANIGSQEFDRVKIGIGRPRPGMTVINHVLGKFEKEDGIRIALTLEKVVTAVNFYLQEDNFELTMQKFNG, encoded by the coding sequence ATGGTAAAAATGATTGTAGGGCTGGGAAATCCTGGTTCTAAATACGACAATACGAAACATAATGTTGGTTTTATGGCTATAGATCAACTTGCTAAAAATTTTGATGTTACTTTTTCAGAAAATAAGAATTTTAAAGCACTTGTTGGTTGTACATTTGTTAATCAAGAGAAAGTTTATTTTATTAAACCAACAACATTTATGAACAATAGTGGTATTGCTGTTAGAGCATTATTGACTTATTATAATATCTCTATTTCAGACTTAATTGTCATTTATGATGATTTAGATATGGAAGTAGGTAAACTTCGTTTTCGCCAAAAAGGTTCTGCTGGTGGACACAATGGCATAAAGTCTATTATTGCAAATATAGGCAGTCAAGAATTTGATCGTGTCAAAATTGGTATCGGTCGACCACGCCCTGGAATGACGGTCATCAATCACGTATTAGGAAAATTTGAAAAAGAAGATGGAATAAGAATTGCATTAACACTAGAAAAAGTTGTCACGGCTGTAAATTTCTATTTACAAGAAGATAACTTTGAATTAACTATGCAAAAATTCAATGGGTAA
- a CDS encoding DUF951 domain-containing protein gives MYQLGTVVEMKKPHACIVKENGKKANSWKIVRIGADIKIQCQNCDHIVMMSRHNFERKLKKIISQP, from the coding sequence ATGTATCAGCTTGGAACTGTAGTAGAGATGAAAAAGCCTCATGCATGTATTGTCAAAGAAAATGGAAAAAAAGCTAATTCTTGGAAAATCGTAAGAATTGGGGCAGATATCAAAATTCAATGTCAAAATTGTGATCATATTGTAATGATGAGTCGTCATAATTTTGAAAGAAAATTAAAGAAAATTATTTCGCAACCTTAG
- a CDS encoding helix-turn-helix domain-containing protein, whose product MNKFAEQLKNYRLKKNYSQDALADRLFISRQAISKWENGDSTPDLENLVKLAEIFDVTLDQLVRGKELASSHNNENDSEEDDNLNLLEGREYVINPETGKYEKRDGITIFIDLVSEYWWLIFFVPIIISFIKSLINLF is encoded by the coding sequence TTGAATAAATTTGCAGAACAATTAAAAAACTATCGACTTAAAAAAAACTATTCTCAAGATGCTTTAGCTGACCGACTTTTCATTTCACGACAAGCGATTTCTAAATGGGAAAATGGGGACAGCACTCCTGATTTGGAAAATCTTGTTAAACTGGCAGAAATTTTTGATGTTACACTTGATCAATTGGTGAGAGGAAAAGAATTAGCTTCATCACATAATAATGAAAATGATTCAGAAGAAGATGATAATCTTAACCTTCTTGAAGGTAGAGAGTATGTTATAAATCCAGAGACAGGAAAATATGAAAAACGTGATGGGATCACAATTTTTATTGACCTTGTATCAGAATATTGGTGGCTAATCTTTTTTGTGCCAATTATTATTAGTTTTATCAAATCACTTATAAATTTATTTTAG